A window from Citrus sinensis cultivar Valencia sweet orange chromosome 5, DVS_A1.0, whole genome shotgun sequence encodes these proteins:
- the LOC102615788 gene encoding protein BASIC PENTACYSTEINE6, with translation MDDGGHRENGRHKADQYKAAQGQWLMHHQPSMKQIMTIMAERDAALQERNLAISEKKAAIAERDMAFLQRDTAIAERNNAILERDNAIASLQYRENSLGGNMSSCPPGCQISRGVKHMHHPQQHVHQLHHVSEAAYSREMHTGDALPVSPGASEAAKPRRYKRAKEPKVLSPNKKTAKSPRKVKRENEDLNKVVFGKPSEWKSVQDLDGGDDDVNKQSTASKSDWKGQVLGLNQVTFDESTMPPPACSCTGVLRQCYKWGNGGWQSACCTTSLSMYPLPAVPNKRHARVGGRKMSGSAFNKLLTRLAAEGHDLSHPVDLKDHWAKHGTNRYITIK, from the exons ATGGATGACGGTGGGCATCGTGAAAATGGAAGACACAAAGCAGATCAGTATAAAGCAGCTCAGGGACAG TGGCTCATGCATCACCAACCATCAATGAAACAGATAATGACCATTATGGCTGAGAGAGATGCAGCTTtacaagaaagaaatttgGCTATTTCTGAGAAAAAGGCAGCTATTGCAGAGCGAGACATGGCATTCTTACAGCGAGACACAGCCATTGCAGAGCGAAACAATGCTATTTTGGAACGAGACAATGCCATTGCTAGTCTTCAGTATCGAGAAAACTCCTTGGGTGGTAATATGTCATCATGTCCGCCAGGATGCCAAATATCACGTGGTGTGAAGCACATGCACCATCCACAGCAGCATGTACATCAGCTGCATCACGTAAGTGAAGCTGCTTACTCAAGGGAAATGCACACAGGTGATGCCCTCCCAGTGTCTCCTGGCGCTTCCGAGGCTGCAAAGCCACGGCGGTATAAACGAGCAAAAGAGCCCAAGGTGTTGTCACCTAATAAGAAGACTGCAAAATCTCCTCGGAAGGTGAAGAGGGAGAATGAGGACCTGAACAAGGTCGTGTTTGGGAAGCCAAGTGAGTGGAAGAGTGTGCAAGATTTGGATGGTGGAGATGATGATGTAAACAAACAGTCAACAGCATCAAAGTCTGATTGGAAGGGTCAGGTATTGGGGTTGAACCAGGTTACGTTTGATGAGTCAACTATGCCACCACCTGCATGCTCATGCACTGGGGTATTAAGGCAGTGTTATAAGTGGGGAAATGGGGGATGGCAGTCAGCATGTTGCACAACCTCCTTATCAATGTATCCGCTACCAGCAGTTCCCAACAAGCGGCATGCCCGAGTGGGTGGGAGAAAGATGAGTGGAAGTGCTTTTAACAAGCTTCTTACCCGGCTCGCAGCTGAAGGCCATGATCTGTCACATCCAGTTGATCTAAAGGATCATTGGGCCAAGCATGGAACAAACCGCTACATTACAATCAAGTAG
- the LOC102617466 gene encoding cytochrome P450 71B36-like isoform X2: MALPMILLLVPIFLIPIILHVQRYKTIKSIALPPGPRGLPFIGNLHQFDYSNPQNYFWRLSKQYGPMVSLRLGSVPILVVSSAKMAEEVLKTHDLQFCGRPALVSQQKVSYNGLDVAFAPYNAYWREIRKICVVHLFNSNRVQSFRPIREDYFPSMGWVDNITGMIRRLERTFKEFDAFHQELIEEHMDPARIKTEQEDIVDVLLQLWKQGGSKVDLTWDHIKAVLMDVLIAGTDTSAATLIWALTYLMKNCRVMKKVQEEIRSLIRNKDFVDEDDVEKLSYLRAVVKETLRMQPVAPLLIPRETTEKCKIDRYEIPQKTRVFVNAWAIGRDPETWENPNEFYPERFIDSPIDFKGQHFELIPFGAGRRICPGIQMGIATVDLALANLLYKFDWEMPFGMHNDDLDFDALPGLAVHKKNPLCLVPRYHYHE; the protein is encoded by the exons ATGGCTTTGCCAATGATCCTTTTACTGGTGCCTATCTTCCTGATCCCGATAATTCTCCACGTCCAAAGATACAAAACAATCAAAAGCATTGCTTTGCCACCTGGGCCTCGGGGTCTTCCCTTCATAGGCAACTTGCATCAATTTGATTACTCAAAcccacaaaattatttttggagaCTCTCTAAACAATATGGCCCCATGGTGTCCTTGCGTCTGGGTTCGGTACCAATCCTGGTTGTTTCCTCAGCAAAGATGGCCGAAGAGGTATTGAAAACTCATGATCTTCAATTTTGCGGTAGGCCTGCTTTGGTTAGCCAGCAAAAGGTATCTTACAACGGCTTAGATGTGGCGTTTGCACCATATAACGCTTACTGGCGGGAGATAAGGAAAATATGTGTCGTTCATCTCTTCAACTCTAATAGAGTGCAGAGTTTTCGACCCATTAGAGAAG attattttccttccatgGGCTGGGTTGATAATATCACAGGAATGATTCGTCGGCTGGAAAGAACCTTCAAAGAATTTGACGCATTCCACCAAGAACTCATCGAAGAACATATGGATCCAGCAAGAATCAAAACAGAGCAAGAGGATATAGTTGACGTTTTACTTCAACTATGGAAGCAAGGTGGATCGAAAGTTGATCTTACTTGGGATCACATCAAAGCTGTACTCATG GATGTTTTAATTGCTGGCACAGATACGAGTGCAGCAACCCTGATTTGGGCCCTGACTTATCTTATGAAGAACTGTAGAGTAATGAAGAAAGTTCAAGAAGAAATTAGATCATTAATCAGAAACAAAGATTTTGTAGACGAAGACGATGTTGAAAAATTATCGTATCTCAGAGCTGTAGTGAAGGAGACTTTGAGAATGCAACCGGTAGCTCCGTTGCTAATCCCAAGAGAAACAACGGAGAAATGCAAGATAGACAGGTATGAAATTCCACAGAAGACGCGTGTTTTCGTAAATGCATGGGCTATAGGAAGGGATCCTGAAACTTGGGAGAATCCAAATGAGTTTTACCCTGAGAGATTCATTGACAGCCCTATTGACTTTAAAGGACAACACTTTGAGTTAATACCCTTTGGTGCTGGCCGAAGAATTTGTCCTGGTATACAAATGGGAATCGCCACTGTGGACCTTGCTCTTGCTAATCTTCTTTACAAATTTGATTGGGAAATGCCATTTGGTATGCACAACGATGATCTAGACTTTGATGCTCTCCCAGGACTTGCGGTGCACAAGAAGAATCCGCTTTGTCTCGTGCCTAGGTACCACTACCACGAATAG
- the LOC102617466 gene encoding 6,7,8-trihydroxycoumarin synthase-like isoform X1: MALPMILLLVPIFLIPIILHVQRYKTIKSIALPPGPRGLPFIGNLHQFDYSNPQNYFWRLSKQYGPMVSLRLGSVPILVVSSAKMAEEVLKTHDLQFCGRPALVSQQKVSYNGLDVAFAPYNAYWREIRKICVVHLFNSNRVQSFRPIREGEVSILIEKVSRSAVASKPVNLSELMKSLTSSITCRIGFGKSYEVEDQGISERSRFGALLAETQSLIVGFFFADYFPSMGWVDNITGMIRRLERTFKEFDAFHQELIEEHMDPARIKTEQEDIVDVLLQLWKQGGSKVDLTWDHIKAVLMDVLIAGTDTSAATLIWALTYLMKNCRVMKKVQEEIRSLIRNKDFVDEDDVEKLSYLRAVVKETLRMQPVAPLLIPRETTEKCKIDRYEIPQKTRVFVNAWAIGRDPETWENPNEFYPERFIDSPIDFKGQHFELIPFGAGRRICPGIQMGIATVDLALANLLYKFDWEMPFGMHNDDLDFDALPGLAVHKKNPLCLVPRYHYHE; the protein is encoded by the exons ATGGCTTTGCCAATGATCCTTTTACTGGTGCCTATCTTCCTGATCCCGATAATTCTCCACGTCCAAAGATACAAAACAATCAAAAGCATTGCTTTGCCACCTGGGCCTCGGGGTCTTCCCTTCATAGGCAACTTGCATCAATTTGATTACTCAAAcccacaaaattatttttggagaCTCTCTAAACAATATGGCCCCATGGTGTCCTTGCGTCTGGGTTCGGTACCAATCCTGGTTGTTTCCTCAGCAAAGATGGCCGAAGAGGTATTGAAAACTCATGATCTTCAATTTTGCGGTAGGCCTGCTTTGGTTAGCCAGCAAAAGGTATCTTACAACGGCTTAGATGTGGCGTTTGCACCATATAACGCTTACTGGCGGGAGATAAGGAAAATATGTGTCGTTCATCTCTTCAACTCTAATAGAGTGCAGAGTTTTCGACCCATTAGAGAAGGTGAAGTATCCATTCTGATTGAAAAGGTATCAAGATCAGCTGTTGCTTCGAAACCTGTCAACTTAAGTGAGCTAATGAAGTCTCTTACCAGCTCTATTACCTGTAGAATTGGTTTTGGCAAGAGTTATGAAGTCGAAGACCAGGGAATAAGTGAAAGAAGCAGGTTTGGTGCTCTACTTGCAGAAACTCAGTCCTTGATTGTAGGCTTTTTTTTCGCagattattttccttccatgGGCTGGGTTGATAATATCACAGGAATGATTCGTCGGCTGGAAAGAACCTTCAAAGAATTTGACGCATTCCACCAAGAACTCATCGAAGAACATATGGATCCAGCAAGAATCAAAACAGAGCAAGAGGATATAGTTGACGTTTTACTTCAACTATGGAAGCAAGGTGGATCGAAAGTTGATCTTACTTGGGATCACATCAAAGCTGTACTCATG GATGTTTTAATTGCTGGCACAGATACGAGTGCAGCAACCCTGATTTGGGCCCTGACTTATCTTATGAAGAACTGTAGAGTAATGAAGAAAGTTCAAGAAGAAATTAGATCATTAATCAGAAACAAAGATTTTGTAGACGAAGACGATGTTGAAAAATTATCGTATCTCAGAGCTGTAGTGAAGGAGACTTTGAGAATGCAACCGGTAGCTCCGTTGCTAATCCCAAGAGAAACAACGGAGAAATGCAAGATAGACAGGTATGAAATTCCACAGAAGACGCGTGTTTTCGTAAATGCATGGGCTATAGGAAGGGATCCTGAAACTTGGGAGAATCCAAATGAGTTTTACCCTGAGAGATTCATTGACAGCCCTATTGACTTTAAAGGACAACACTTTGAGTTAATACCCTTTGGTGCTGGCCGAAGAATTTGTCCTGGTATACAAATGGGAATCGCCACTGTGGACCTTGCTCTTGCTAATCTTCTTTACAAATTTGATTGGGAAATGCCATTTGGTATGCACAACGATGATCTAGACTTTGATGCTCTCCCAGGACTTGCGGTGCACAAGAAGAATCCGCTTTGTCTCGTGCCTAGGTACCACTACCACGAATAG
- the LOC102617176 gene encoding uncharacterized protein LOC102617176: MAELEAEKMVEEETGKEKGGELLFCGSTCWDAVGRRKGALDGNLVSPTRLRPLVGVDIRFVAAGCVSCHCVAVDVEGRCYTWGRNERGQLGHGDKIQRDRPTIVSELSKYKIKKAGAGRSHTVVVTEDGNSLAFGWNKHGQLGSGSIRNEIEPSPVRCLVSEVTATACGADFTVWLSSVEGASILNAGLPQYGQLGHGTDNEYNTKDSSVKLAYEAQPRPRAIAALAGETIVKVACGTNHTVAVDSKGYVYTWGFGGYGRLGHREQKDEWVPRRVDVFQRNNVLPPEAVISAGSVNSSCTAGGGQLYMWGKLKNNGDDWMYPKPLMDLSGWNLRCMDSGNMHHFVGADSSCISWGHAQYGELGYGPYGQKSSAMPKKVDILEGLHVISVACGYGHSLVIVDRTNVGERLDQLDVYDGKASSQDNEEIDRNSTVPPKKGAAKVSNNSKKRKKSKDSSEEEEEEENSDYESDDSEEQANGQSERKKQAGGKASGRGRGKAANKLSGDGKGTGRGRGRPTSTNKSSQSVQGKTGKRGRPRKS; the protein is encoded by the exons ATGGCGGAGCTAGAGGCCGAGAAGATGGTGGAAGAAGAGACTGGGAAGGAGAAGGGAGGAGAGCTGTTGTTTTGCGGATCCACGTGTTGGGATGCTGTTGGTCGACGCAAAGGTGCTCTTGATGGCAACTTGGTTTCTCCCACTCGCCTCCGCCCCCTCGTAGGAGTCGACATCCGCTTCGTTGCCGCCGGTTGCG TGTCGTGCCATTGTGTGGCAGTAGACGTTGAAGGGCGATGCTATACTTGGGGACGCAATGAG AGGGGGCAATTGGGTCATGGAGATAAAATTCAGCGTGATAGGCCGACAATTGTTTCTGAACTTTCCAA gtacaaaattaaaaaggctGGAGCAGGGAGGAGTCATACTGTGGTGGTTACTGAAGATGGTAATTCTTTAGCCTTTGGTTGGAATAAGCATGGGCAGCTGGGTTCAGGCTCGATAAGAAATG AAATTGAGCCATCTCCTGTTCGCTGTCTTGTGTCTGAAGTCACTGCTACTGCTTGTGGGGCTGACTTCACAGTTTGGTTATCTTCTGTTGAAGGAGCATCTATATT GAATGCCGGCCTTCCCCAGTATGGTCAGCTTGGTCATGGAACTGACAATGAG TATAATACTAAGGATAGCTCTGTGAAACTTGCGTACGAAGCCCAACCACGACCTAGAGCTATAGCTGCTCTTGCAGGAGAAACTATTGTGAAGGTTGCATGTGGAACAAACCATACAG TGGCTGTGGATTCCAAAGGCTATGTTTACAC GTGGGGCTTTGGTGGTTATGGAAG GCTTGGACATAGAGAGCAGAAAGATGAGTGGGTTCCACGTCGTGTTGACGTCTTTCAGAGGAATAATGTTCTACCTCCTGAAGCAGTTATTTCAGCTGGTTCTGTTAACTCTTCATGTACTGCAG GTGGTGGACAGTTGTACATGTGGggcaaacttaaaaataatggtGATGACTGGATGTATCCTAAGCCTCTCATGGATTTGAG TGGATGGAATTTACGTTGCATGGATTCAGGCAATATGCATCATTTTGTCGGAGCTGATTCCTCTTGCATAAGTTGGGGTCATGCTCAATATGGAGAGTTGGGATATGGTCCTTATGGGCAGAA GTCTTCTGCAATGCCTAAAAAGGTAGATATTCTTGAGGGCTTGCATGTTATCAG TGTTGCTTGTGGTTATGGCCATTCCTTGGTTATAGTTGATAGAACAAATGTTGGTGAACGACTTGATCAG CTTGATGTTTACGATGGCAAAGCTTCCAGTCAAG ACAATGAGGAAATTGATAGAAACTCTACAGTGCCCCCAAAAAAAGGTGCTGCTAAAGTTTCTAATAACTccaagaagaggaagaaatccAAAGATTCAtcagaggaagaggaagaggaagagaacAGTGATTATGAAAGTGACGACAGTGAAGAACAGGCAAATGGGCAGTCAGAGAGGAAGAAACAGGCTGGTGGAAAGGCCTCTGGTAGAGGTCGTGGTAAAGCTGCTAATAAGTTATCAGGTGATGGAAAAGGCACGGGGCGTGGCCGTGGTCGCCCTACTTCAACGAATAAAAGTTCACAGTCTGTCCAAGGGAAAACTGGTAAAAGAGGACGGCCCCGTAAGTCATAG
- the LOC102616667 gene encoding bZIP transcription factor 29-like — protein sequence MSPDSNKRPGIPPSHPNNNNPNAISLPFPHMVLPSSHYRPLLDSLPPLSPSMSSFSDPNSGNNTTSVCIDERVVNSLGLSIPSPVNRVTNNNGSRVSENLPPRRGHRRSSSDIPLGFSAMIQSSTQLIPIGSKGAIEKPIQLVKQESEWNNVKKDASRNVEGMGERKSEEDVADDLFNEYMNLENIDTLNSSCTEDKDMDSRASGSKTNGCESSDNEVESRVYGRSSSGILSEKREGIKRSACGDIAPTVRHCRSVSMDSYMGNLPFDDESLRLPPGGQLSPGNPSDGNLAKMSLEFNGEFNDAELKKIWANEKLAEIALSDPKRAKRILANRQSAARSKERKMRYISELEQKVQTLQTEATTLSAQVTILQRDSAGLTSENNELKFRLQAMEQQAQLKDALNEALAAEVQRLKLAAAEVNGEAQLSSRMAQQLSINHQMFQMQHQQQNQDAGAASAWPTATWAAKS from the exons ATGAGTCCAGACAGCAACAAGAGACCAGGTATCCCTCCTTCACacccaaataataataatcctaaTGCAATTTCTTTGCCTTTTCCACATATGGTGCTGCCATCATCTCATTATCGACCATTGCTTGATTCTTTGCCTCCATTGAGTCCTTCTATGTCTTCTTTCTCTGACCCTAATTCTGGTAATAATACTACTAGTGTTTGTATTGACGAAAGAGTTGTTAATTCTCTTGGATTATCAATCCCTTCTCCTGTTAATAGAGTCACTAATAATAATGGTTCAAGGGTTTCTGAGAATTTGCCTCCCCGTCGAGGTCATCGACGATCTAGTAGTGATATTCCTTTGGGATTTTCGGCTATGATTCAATCATCGACCCAATTGATACCCATTGGTAGTAAGGGAGCGATTGAGAAGCCAATTCAGTTGGTTAAGCAAGAATCCGAGTGGAATAATGTTAAGAAGGATGCAAGTAGGAATGTGGAAGGGATGGGTGAGAGGAAATCGGAGGAAGATGTTGCGGATGATTTGTTTAACGAGTATATGAATTTGGAGAATATTGATACATTGAACTCATCGTGTACTGAGGATAAGGATATGGATAGTAGAGCTAGCGGGTCTAAGACGAATGGATGTGAGAGTAGTGATAACGAGGTGGAAAGTCGAGTATATGGGAGGAGTAGCTCCGGTATTTTGAGTGAGAAGAGGGAGGGGATCAAGAGGAGTGCTTGTGGAGATATTGCTCCAACTGTTAGGCACTGTAGGAGTGTTTCGATGGATAGTTACATGGGGAATTTGCCTTTTGATGATGAATCACTGAGACTTCCTCCGGGAGGTCAACTTTCACCTGGCAATCCAAGTGATGGGAACTTAGCTAAGATGAGCTTGGAGTTTAATGGTGAATTCAATGATGCTGAATTGAAGAAGATTTGGGCTAATGAAAAGCTTGCAGAGATTGCTCTATCAGATCCGAAACGTGCCAAAAG GATTTTGGCTAATCGGCAATCAGCTGCTCGTTCCAAGGAGAGGAAGATGCGATACATTTCAGAATTGGAGCAAAAAGTTCAAACTCTGCAGACCGAGGCTACCACATTGTCTGCCCAGGTGACAATACTACAA AGAGATTCTGCGGGGCTTACAAGTGAGAACAATGAGTTGAAATTCCGACTTCAGGCCATGGAGCAACAGGCTCAACTCAAAGATG CTTTGAACGAGGCATTGGCTGCAGAAGTACAGAGACTGAAGCTCGCTGCTGCAGAGGTCAATGGAGAGGCCCAACTTTCAAGCCGCATGGCTCAGCAGCTTTCCATTAATCATCAGATGTTCCAGATGCAGCATCAGCAGCAGAACCAAGATGCAGGAGCAGCCTCAGCGTGGCCAACTGCAACCTGGGCAGCAAAGTCATGA
- the LOC102615307 gene encoding uncharacterized protein LOC102615307 codes for MEGRKSRGYTWAILAGLNAALAAVSAKFISSQMIRYGLVILFNVAMWGCYINSLRVLSSLQATVTNFATNFLSSGLAGFFLFEEQLSFQWFAGALFIVVGVLILSKSSIEMKDSID; via the exons ATGGAGGGCAGAAAGAGCAGAGGCTACACGTGGGCAATATTGGCTGGACTCAATGCTGCTCTTGCTGCCGTTTCCGCTAAATTCATCTCATCTCAG ATGATTAGATATGGTCTGGTGATACTATTTAACGTGGCCATGTGGGGATGCTACATCAACAGTCTTAGAGTTCTCTCGTCCCTACAGGCTACCGTCACAAACTTTGCTACTAACTTCCTCTCTTCTGGTCTAGCTGGATTCTTCTTGTTTGAGGAACAATTGTCGTTTCag TGGTTTGCAGGCGCCTTATTCATTGTAGTTGGAGTGCTTATTCTTAGTAAGTCAAGTATAGAGATGAAGGACAGCATAGATTGA
- the LOC102617946 gene encoding protein IQ-DOMAIN 32, with the protein MGRSNSCFKIITCGSDSAGNDDLDVSESKSSNDKRGWSFRKKSARHRVLSNSVVTETASSVKKENLETADVNFQTPSSVKQSLESTDVSFQTPSSAKKESLELTNVNFQPPNISNVPEKIPTIQCIDEKPQLPTPVEPKTSETIIETDADDSPLDESVVVVIQAAVRGILAQRELLKLKNVVKLQAAVRGHMVRRHAVGTLRCVQAIVKMQTLVRARYARLGKEPDWKAEKDTCNSVTSKGNLVTKPNATRTSIQNLLSNRFARQLMESTPKNKPIHIKCDPAKQDSAWNWLERWMPVSSAKQTLEPGSKIEHSENGKNENFASPVETKIPSEVLCDSADSKSRIRETDVLSKIEENLITHDADKFNFQQSQPTSVGDDLELSEPENNGTSDVNKISIETDSHQSQIVQSDAPSQQELKSLSNKPEMESELPKRSMKRFASEDLETEGKKFVFGSRKASNPAFVVAHSKFEELSSSANSGKSISSQHQDVSVDSNANNISSGADSLTRTKNLSIGENSVSRIQYGGSECGTELSISSTLDSPDRYEAGNTEHEHSAKVSENEICDPKSLNNPDVKASDASTIPTCDASHSIVGQPEKVDDVRNESVNSLVVIDAAAQQKPDNSAPDFHKEPDLQTGHQMYRSYRSSPEASPRSHITVPESQGTPSSQVSVKAKNNRSDKSGSYRKRKPLSASKGSPSNPSQNSGARSSTEQLPKDQKNGKRRSSFGSSRTDNIDQEPGDNSSSSSLPHFMQATESARAKIQANNSPRSSPDVQDRDTYIKKRHSLPVANGRHGSPRIQRSLSQAQQGAKGNGTLHEKKWQR; encoded by the exons ATGGGaagatcaaattcttgtttcaaaattatcaCCTGCGGTAGCGACTCAGCTGGCAACGATGATCTTGATGTCTCCGAG AGCAAGAGCTCAAATGACAAACGTGGGTGGAGTTTCCGGAAGAAATCTGCCCGGCATCGAGTGCTAAGCAACAGTGTGGTAACAGAAACTGCTTCATctgtaaagaaagaaaatctgGAGACAGCTGATGTTAACTTCCAAACCCCTTCATCTGTAAAGCAGAGTCTGGAGTCCACTGATGTTAGCTTCCAAACTCCTTCATCTGCAAAGAAGGAGAGTCTGGAGTTGACTAATGTTAATTTTCAACCACCCAATATCTCCAATGTTCCAGAGAAAATCCCCACCATACAGTGCATTGATGAGAAACCCCAGTTGCCAACTCCTGTGGAACCGAAAACATCTGAGACCATTATTGAGACAGATGCAGATGATTCCCCCCTAGATGAGTCTGTTGTTGTTGTCATCCAGGCAGCTGTCAGAGGGATCTTG gctCAAAGAGAACTCTTAAAGCTTAAGAATGTGGTTAAGTTGCAAGCTGCTGTACGAGGACACATGGTTCGGAGGCACGCTGTGGGAACCCTACGTTGTGTTCAAGCCATTGTTAAGATGCAAACTCTTGTTCGTGCTCGCTATGCTCGTCTTGGAAAGGAGCCAGATTGGAAGGCAGAGAAGGATACCTGCAATTCTGTAACCTCG AAGGGAAACTTAGTAACTAAACCAAATGCAACTCGCACTTCTATTCAGAATCTGCTTAGCAACAGGTTTGCTCGTCAG CTAATGGAGTCAACACCGAAGAACAAGCCTATCCACATTAAGTGTGATCCTGCAAAACAAGATTCTGCTTGGAACTGGTTGGAAAGGTGGATGCCTGTTTCATCTGCAAAACAGACTCTGGAACCAGGGTCAAAGATAGAGCATTCGGAAAATGggaagaatgaaaattttgccTCTCCAGTGGAAACTAAGATCCCTTCTGAAGTTTTATGTGATTCAGCAGATTCAAAGTCAAGAATAAGGGAAACTGATGTACTGtccaaaattgaagaaaatctcATTACTCATGATGCAGACAAATTTAACTTTCAGCAGAGCCAGCCAACTTCAGTGGGAGATGATTTGGAGCTGTCTGAGCCAGAGAACAATGGTACATCTGATGTGAACAAGATCTCAATCGAGACAGATTCTCATCAAAGTCAAATCGTGCAATCTGATGCACCTTCTCAGCAGGAGCTGAAGTCTCTTTCCAATAAGCCTGAAATGGAAAGTGAACTACCAAAACGTTCCATGAAAAGGTTTGCCTCTGAAGATCTTGAGACCGAGGGGAAGAAGTTTGTATTTGGATCAAGAAAGGCAAGTAATCCGGCATTCGTTGTGGCCCATTCAAAATTTGAGGAGCTTAGTTCATCAGCCAATTCTGGCAAATCAATCAGTTCGCAGCACCAGGATGTTTCTGTGGATTCAAATGCCAACAATATTTCGTCTGGGGCCGATTCTTTAACCAGGACAAAGAATCTCAGCATTGGAGAAAACTCAGTTTCAAGGATCCAATATGGTGGCTCTGAATGTGGCACTGAACTTTCTATTTCTTCCACTCTTGATTCACCTGATAGATATGAAGCTGGAAACACAGAGCATGAACATTCAGCTAAAGTTTCCGAGAATGAAATTTGTGACCCTAAAAGCTTAAATAACCCGGATGTTAAAGCTAGTGATGCATCTACCATCCCAACTTGTGATGCCTCCCACTCTATCGTCGGTCAGCCTGAGAAGGTTGATGATGTTCGTAATGAATCTGTTAATTCACTTGTAGTTATAGATGCCGCAGCACAGCAGAAGCCAGATAATAGTGCTCCTGATTTCCATAAAGAACCAGACTTACAAACTGGACATCAAATGTATAGATCATACAGGTCATCACCAGAAGCTTCTCCTAGAAGCCACATAACCGTTCCAGAATCCCAAGGAACACCTTCAAGTCAGGTCTCAGTGAAAGCTAAAAACAACAGATCCGATAAGAGTGGATCTTACCGAAAGCGCAAGCCCCTCTCTGCAAGTAAGGGTTCTCCATCAAATCCAAGTCAAAACTCTGGTGCAAGAAGTAGTACAGAACAATTGCCAAAAGATCAGAAAAACGGCAAGAGACGCAGTTCCTTTGGTTCATCAAGAACTGATAACATTGATCAAGAACCAGGAGATAATAGTAGTAGCAGTTCTCTACCACATTTCATGCAAGCCACAGAATCTGCAAGAGCTAAGATCCAAGCAAATAACTCACCGAGGTCAAGTCCAGATGTGCAAGACAGAGACACCTACATAAAGAAACGGCATTCTTTACCTGTTGCAAATGGAAGGCATGGTTCTCCACGTATTCAACGGTCTCTGTCTCAAGCACAGCAGGGTGCTAAAGGAAATGGTACTCTTCATG AGAAAAAATGGCAGAGGTGA